The following nucleotide sequence is from Chryseobacterium sp. CY350.
ATAGGGAAATCTTTGGCTTTACCAATCCTTATTTTCCAGTCGCCTTTTTTGATAGTTACGTAGCCTTCTTCATAGACGCAGGTTGTTTTACCTTCTTTCGCAAATTTTTTGATATATTCATTGTTTTCATCCAAACTGAAAATTGCCACATTGCTTGGCAAATCATTGATGATTCTCATTGAATACTCATCCTCGGCATTCAGAACGCTCCATCCATTTTTCTTTACCGCATCCAGAACAACTCTCTTTACCTTCGTAAGGTCTTTAAGATTGTGTATGTCATTAAGACCCAGATGATCTTCTTTAATATTGGTTAAAACTCCAATATCGCATTGCGAAAAACCTAAACCGGAGCGAAGAATTCCACCTCTGGCAGTTTCCAGAACGGCAAATTCTACAGTAGGATCTTTTAATATAAATTCGGCAGAAATAGGACCAGTAGTATCACCTTTTGTCAACATTGTATTTTGAATGTAGATGCCGTCAGACGTTGTAAATCCTACTCTATACCCGTTACTTTTAACAATATGTGATATTAATCGTGTCGTTGTTGTCTTACCATTAGTTCCCGTCACTGCAATAATAGGAATCGTAAACGGCTTCCCTTGTGGATATAACATATCTACTACCGGAGCAGCCACATTTCTAGGCAGACCTTCGCTTGGCGCCAAATGCATTCTGAAACCCGGCGCGGCATTAACTTCAATAATAGCCCCACCACTTTCTTTTAATGGTTGAGTTAAATTTTCGGCCATAATATCAATTCCGCAAACATCTAAACCGATAATTTTTGAAATCCTCTCAGCCATGGTGATATTTTCCGGATGCACCATATCGGTGACATCGATTGATGTTCCGCCTGTTGAGAGATTAGCTGTAGATTTCAGATAAACCACTTCTCCTCTTTGTGGAACTGTATCTAAAGTATAATGAAGTTTCTCTAGTAATTCTGAAGTATCTTTATCAATACTGATCTCGGTAAGAACATTTTCGTGTCCGTAGCCTCTTCGTGAATCCTGATTTTCTTTATCAATTAATTGCTGAATATTCATCTCACCGTCACCAACGATGTGCGCAGGAACTCTTCTTGCTGCAGCAACCATTTTATTATTAATCACTAAAACCCGGAAATCATATCCCGTAACGTATTTTTCAACAATTACTTTATTTGAATAATTTTGGGCATGTTCCAAACCAATTTTGGCAACTTCCCAATCGTTTACATTGATTGAAGAACCCTTTCCATGATTTCCGTCTAAAGGTTTTATGACAATAGGATATCCAATTTTCTGAATTATATTTTGAAGCTGTTCTTCTGTGGTAATTAAATCACCTGTCGGAACCGGAATCGCGGCATCGTGCAGCATTCTTTTCGTTAATTCTTTATTGCAGGCAATATCAACAGCAATCGAGCTCGTATTTCCGGTAATTGTAGCCTGAAATCTTTGTTGATTTACTCCGTAGCCCAGCTGTACAAGAGAATTACTTCCCAGTCTTATCCAAGGAATTTTTCTTGATACCGCTTCTTCTACGATACTTCCTGTTGAAGGCCCAAGACGCACGCGTTCTCTTATTTCCTTTAAACTTTGTATGCAAAGATTAAGATCGTATTCTGTTCCGTTAATTAAGGCATGAGCTATTTCTACCGCTTGTTCTGCAGCATAAATTCCTGCATTCTCTTCTATATAATCAAAAACTACATTATAAACTCCGGGCGTTTTCGTTTCGCGAGTTCTCCCGAATCCGGAATCCATCCCGGCAAGAGTCTGAATTTCTAACGCAATATGTTCGATAACATGCCCCATCCAAGTTCCAGTTTCTATACGGTGAAAAAAACCGCCATGTGTACCTTCAGAACATCTGTGAGTAATTAAAGAAGGAATCAGTTTTTCTATTCTTTCACGGAAGCCCTCAATTTTATTGGTAGGGAAATTCTCCATTTCTTCAAGATCCAAACGCATTTGTATCAACTTCTTTCTTCTAATACTCCAGATATTAGGACCCCTCAAAGCTTGTATCTTCTCAATTTTCATAGTTTAGTATCGAAATTTATATTAATAAAATTATCTTTTCATATCAAAGATAATGCAAAACCTTAAAAAAAACCACAGTGCTGTTAAAGATTTATTAAAAAACTTTCAATTTCGTAATCAATTTATAATCAATACAAATGCATTAAAACTGCTTTGAAATTTCCTCAACTATTAATAATTTTCTAACTTTGCCTGCTATGAAACCTGTTGGAAAATTAATTATTATCGGGGGAGCTGTTAATAAAGGCAGTTTCTCAGAATCCGATTACGATCAGAATATCGAAAAAAATCTTAACTTTTTTGAAAGAGGAATTTTAAGAAAAATCATTACTGAATCA
It contains:
- the cphA gene encoding cyanophycin synthetase — encoded protein: MKIEKIQALRGPNIWSIRRKKLIQMRLDLEEMENFPTNKIEGFRERIEKLIPSLITHRCSEGTHGGFFHRIETGTWMGHVIEHIALEIQTLAGMDSGFGRTRETKTPGVYNVVFDYIEENAGIYAAEQAVEIAHALINGTEYDLNLCIQSLKEIRERVRLGPSTGSIVEEAVSRKIPWIRLGSNSLVQLGYGVNQQRFQATITGNTSSIAVDIACNKELTKRMLHDAAIPVPTGDLITTEEQLQNIIQKIGYPIVIKPLDGNHGKGSSINVNDWEVAKIGLEHAQNYSNKVIVEKYVTGYDFRVLVINNKMVAAARRVPAHIVGDGEMNIQQLIDKENQDSRRGYGHENVLTEISIDKDTSELLEKLHYTLDTVPQRGEVVYLKSTANLSTGGTSIDVTDMVHPENITMAERISKIIGLDVCGIDIMAENLTQPLKESGGAIIEVNAAPGFRMHLAPSEGLPRNVAAPVVDMLYPQGKPFTIPIIAVTGTNGKTTTTRLISHIVKSNGYRVGFTTSDGIYIQNTMLTKGDTTGPISAEFILKDPTVEFAVLETARGGILRSGLGFSQCDIGVLTNIKEDHLGLNDIHNLKDLTKVKRVVLDAVKKNGWSVLNAEDEYSMRIINDLPSNVAIFSLDENNEYIKKFAKEGKTTCVYEEGYVTIKKGDWKIRIGKAKDFPITMDGKAKFMIDNVLAASLACYLYGFGIEDISNSLRTFIPSAQLTPGRLNVFKFKNFKVLIDFAHNPAGYEAIEDYLKNVESTKKIGIISGVGDRRDEDIRLCGKIAGRMFDHIIIRNEKHLRGRTEEEINGLIIEGMQSSGRDVSYETIPKEIEALKHAMGMAEEGTFITALSDVISNAIDLVQEYQARELLEDGKI